TCTCTATAAATACCATCCGTCTTTCTCATttttggagaagagaaagagagaattttcGCCCAAAGGCTGTTTGAGAGAGTAGAGAAAAGTTGAGAGATTTCTGCTTAAGTGTGAGAAGCTTGGACTGATTGTTAGCTGCGTATGCGAGAAGTGTTGAAGCTAGCAAGGGTTGAGTTGGAGAAGCTTGAGTTCTTCAAAAATCTGTGAGTTCAGGGAGAAGCTTGAGATCTAGTTCGAAGTTGGGAGAACACATTCTAGATTCGGTTTGCATGTGCATTTAGATTGcatcttcttgatttttttggtagatttttttgaagttttgcattttaatttgtttggtgaAGTGTTGTAGTGAATTCCATGGTAGATCATGTTTGTGATCTTTTATCCGTTCATTTGATCTATTGCATGTGAGGTTTTGCATTGTTACTTGTTGTTTATGTGTTCTTTAATACCATAAACTTACTTGTTAATTGTTGGATGGTCTTAGTGCGTGGTGTTCGTGACGGGAGGTCCGACTAGCCATAAGCGCACTAAGAATAGGGATATGACTGACCTTCCTTGTGGAATCGTCTCAACATGCAGCCTCGACTTAGTTAttgtgttgcatgttgttgcgaAGAGCTCAATGGACTTGGTTCGCTACCTTGGCTAAGGCTGTCTACACGACGATATAGTTGGTGTTTGTAccggttgcatgcctttgtggttgtaATGCGGGTATAAAAAGGAAGTGGGATGGAAGGCAACATATCCGAGCCCtagtaaaacttgtttaaaaactatcttttattcaagttttgCTTGCTTATGGTTATTTTCTTGGCTTATTACCTTCCGCATCCTTTCTCTGATTGTTTGTGATGTGGTGATTGATTCTTGACATCTTTGGGTTGGGATGGGAATCTAATCCTCTAAAAGGACCCCTGAGAcccactaagtaatcttagattacttacgATAGTATTTTGCCTTGCAGGTAACCACTAGAGGGAAGCTAGAAGGCGTGTTGGACGATAGGAGCCTAGAGTAGTTTTTGTGCCTTTGTGTAAAGAAAAGtatgttttatatgttaaaaacaTGTATAATCTCTTTGGCATTAGGCCTGGCCACAAAACTCTACGAGTCTTTTTGTTAactttgtgaaatattttactTGATGAAAGAAATCGGTTTTGTATTTCGTGTACGAGTAATGTCTGATAATTACTTAGTCTGGGTCGGCTCAACACTTGGGCGTCATGAGGGTTGGCAAGCCTAAGTGATGTCTAAAGTGATGGGAATAACACCGACGGACTGGCTAAGGGTCTAAATGGGTTTAAGAACCTCGACTGGACCGTTGGTGACTATTTCCAAAGTAGCGTCCAAGGGCCATTCTGGGCGTTCTGGCCATATGACGGTTTGGaagcgttacaacggtggtcaAAGCATGGTTATGATGCCTTGCAGgacacataattttttaatgatttatcGAGTCAAATGGTTCCATTAGGGCACTTAGGAAATCCGGTTTGTTCAGCACTTTAAGTAGATGGGATTAAGTTACCTTGCTATCGATAAGTGCAGATATTTGGTTGAGGTTCGAGAGGAACTAGATCGAGAGACTCTTCAACAGAGCAAGAGGAGAGGTGGGAAGAACCGTTTGGTCAAGAGGATAGTTGGGTTCAGCCGTTTGAGCCAGAAGAATGCAGTCTGTATTTCGGTGATGAGCCAACTTATGGTTTTGTTCATGATCATCACACACCAAATGTGAGTGACATGTTCAATTGGAACTATTGCGGATATACAACAAGGTATTCTCCAATGGAGTCCATGCAATATGACACACCGGAGTTTGCATATCCGCGAACTCAGCAATACAGACCTATCGAGCGGTTCACTGCATACTCAAACCCAGCAATGGCAAGGAGAGATCAAGGAGATCATGGAGGAAATAATGGGGAGCAAAGAGTGTCTGAAACTCAACAGACTCTCTCAATGATTCAAAATCTTTTGACTCATATGATCAACCAACAGCAGTAACAAAATCATGGGGACCAGCAAGCTGAGACGCCAATGGGCCAGTTTGTGAAGctggtgaagatgatgagagatTTAGGTGTTCGGAAGTTTAAGGGAGAGACCAACAATGTGCAAGCGGACCGATGGTTACGCAATCTGGAGATGCATTTTGAGACGTCAGAATGTCCCGTGGAGTACAGAAGGCGGATCGCAGTTAACCTTCTGGAGGAAGACGCAGGAGCATGGTGGGATACGGTGGCTTCTCGCTATCGTTGCTTACCAATCTCATGGGAAACGT
The Camelina sativa cultivar DH55 chromosome 15, Cs, whole genome shotgun sequence DNA segment above includes these coding regions:
- the LOC104748868 gene encoding uncharacterized protein LOC104748868; the encoded protein is MGQFVKLVKMMRDLGVRKFKGETNNVQADRWLRNLEMHFETSECPVEYRRRIAVNLLEEDAGAWWDTVASRYRCLPISWETFKKEFELKSFPLESRDRLEKQFIGLEQGERSVRDYGQVFTRLQKYFYNGNGDEASIVRRFLKGL